The Primulina tabacum isolate GXHZ01 chromosome 7, ASM2559414v2, whole genome shotgun sequence genome includes a window with the following:
- the LOC142552123 gene encoding bax inhibitor 1-like encodes MDSFASFFDSPSSSRNRWSYDSLKSFRQISPVVQNHLKQVYLSLCCALVASAIGAYLHILFNLGGFLTTLGCMGSIIWLLSVPQYEEKKRMSLLMAAALFEGASVGPLIELAIDFDPSIIVSAFVGCAVAFGCFSAAAMVARRREYLYLGGLLSSGLSILFWLHFASSIFGGSMALFKFELYFGLLVFVGYIVVDTQDIIEKAHFGDHDYVKHTLTLFTDFVAVFVRILIIMLKNASEKEEKKKKRRN; translated from the exons ATGGATTCGTTCGCATCCTTCTTCGATTCGCCATCTTCGTCGCGGAATCGGTGGAGTTACGATTCTCTTAAGAGTTTCCGCCAGATTTCTCCCGTCGTCCAAAATCATCTCAAACAG GTGTACCTCTCACTATGCTGCGCCCTGGTAGCGTCTGCGATTGGAGCTTATCTTCACATTCTTTTTAACCTTGGTGGGTTTCTTACAACTCTTGGATGCATGGGTAGCATAATTTGGCTACTCTCTGTGCCTCAGTATGAAGAG AAAAAGCGGATGTCTCTTCTAATGGCCGCAGCACTCTTTGAAGGGGCCTCAGTTGGTCCGTTGATCGAATTGGCAATTGACTTTGACCCAAG CATTATTGTTAGTGCTTTCGTTGGTTGTGCTGTGGCCTTCGGTTGTTTCTCAGCAGCTGCCATGGTAGCCAGGCGCAGGGAATACTTGTACCTCGGTGGCCTTCTTTCCTCTGGTCTTTCCATCCTATTCTGGTTGCACTTTGCATCGTCGATATTTGGTGGTTCTATGGCCCTTTTCAAATTTGAg TTGTATTTCGGGCTCTTGGTGTTCGTAGGTTACATAGTAGTTGACACTCAGGATATTATCGAGAAGGCGCACTTTGGGGATCACGATTACGTGAAGCACACTCTGACCCTATTCACTGATTTTGTTGCTGTCTTTGTGCGTATTCTTATCATCATG TTGAAGAATGCATCCGAGAAGgaagagaagaagaagaagaggagaAACTGA
- the LOC142552124 gene encoding septin and tuftelin-interacting protein 1 homolog 1: MDEYQEMERFSMDNDYDDGQWIGGEFIGKRKQKRAQTKDDILYGVFASGDSDSDYEVSGSKKHRKSKTTDYTRPVNFVSTGSVLPNQEIDRNSKEDKQAAEEDNTRPLGLGLGFGSSSSKNANNVAGHIEADKDEDEDFLPAGFGKRIKEGAKLRQEREKEKAVLAKKSSQAMRRELEPSDVGSFEKHTKGIGMKLLEKMGYKGGGLGKNEQGILSPIEAKLRPKNMGMGFNDYNEASRSVLPQLDEKPLAQLSQASEGRPKEKLWSKRAPQKKKVYITAEELLAKKQEQGLEVFQKVFDMRGPQVRVLTNLENINEEERARENNVPMPELQHNIRLIVDLAELNVQKLDRDLRKERETVVALQKEKEKLQEEAYRQRKQLDNMEERVGVLDRISDQSSNGLLTLQSLATSFMDLQTRFSDDYTLCNLSCIACSYALPLFIRIFQGWDPLQNPRHEVEVVSTWKKLLQGKDSLSISDATSPYNQLLMEVVFPAVRISGTNTWQARDPEPMLRFLESWEELLPPHILGIILDSIVIPKLFAAVDSWDPRRETIPIHSWIHPWLPLLGQKLENCYHTIRNRLASVLHAWHPSDMSAYYILSPWQTVFDPASWEQLMVRYIIPKLLVIMHELQINPANQKLDEFYWVRTWTAAIPIHHMLQLMDIFFNKWQEVLYHWLRSSPNFEEVTKWYLGWKELLPPELQANEHVRFRLNIGLDMMNQAVEGMEVVQPGLKENLSYLRVLEQRQFETQKKASVQAQQQTSTGMGNGVQADGMGGGVEMNLREVIEIHAQQNGLLFKPKPGRTQDGHQIYGFGNISIIVDSLNQKVFAQNEDTWSLVSLEQLLELHNRSTLKRR, encoded by the coding sequence ATGGATGAGTATCAGGAAATGGAACGGTTTAGTATGGATAATGACTACGACGATGGTCAGTGGATTGGAGGCGAATTTATTGGGAAGCGCAAACAAAAACGAGCTCAGACAAAAGATGATATCCTTTATGGTGTATTTGCTTCTGGTGATAGTGATTCTGATTATGAGGTGTCTGGTTCAAAGAAACATAGGAAATCCAAGACGACTGATTATACGAGGCCTGTCAATTTTGTCTCGACTGGCTCTGTTTTGCCTAATCAGGAGATTGATCGTaattccaaggaagataagCAAGCAGCTGAGGAAGATAATACCCGACCTCTGGGTTTGGGTCTTGGATTTGGTTCATCCTCTTCCAAAAATGCCAACAATGTTGCTGGACATATTGAAGCTGACAAGGATGAAGACGAAGATTTTTTGCCTGCTGGATTTGGAAAGAGGATAAAGGAAGGTGCGAAGCTGCGACAAGAAAGGGAAAAGGAAAAGGCCGTGCTGGCTAAGAAATCTTCTCAGGCCATGAGAAGAGAATTGGAGCCATCTGATGTTGGTTCCTTTGAAAAGCATACCAAGggcattgggatgaagttgctGGAGAAAATGGGTTACAAAGGAGGCGGTCTTGGTAAAAACGAGCAGGGAATTTTATCTCCCATCGAGGCCAAGCTGCGGCCTAAGAATATGGGGATGGGTTTTAATGACTATAATGAAGCTAGTCGTTCAGTGTTACCACAATTGGATGAAAAACCACTGGCTCAATTAAGTCAAGCTTCAGAGGGTCGCCCAAAAGAGAAGCTTTGGTCGAAGAGAGCTCCACAGAAAAAGAAAGTTTATATAACTGCCGAAGAATTGCTGGCCAAGAAGCAAGAGCAGGGTCTTGAAGTTTTTCAGAAGGTTTTTGACATGAGAGGACCACAGGTTCGAGTTTTGACCAACTTGGAGAACATAAATGAGGAAGAAAGAGCCAGGGAAAACAATGTTCCAATGCCTGAACTCCAGCACAATATCAGATTGATAGTTGATTTGGCCGAGCTAAATGTACAAAAGTTGGATAGGGATCTGCGGAAGGAGAGGGAGACTGTGGTTGCTTTGCAGAAAGAAAAGGAGAAACTTCAGGAAGAGGCATATCGCCAAAGGAAGCAACTCGATAACATGGAAGAGAGAGTTGGTGTACTGGACCGAATAAGTGACCAGAGCTCAAATGGATTGCTGACGCTACAGTCACTTGCTACATCATTTATGGACTTGCAGACTAGATTTTCTGATGATTACACATTGTGCAATTTATCATGCATTGCATGCTCATACGCCCTTCCTTTGTTTATTAGAATATTTCAGGGATGGGATCCACTTCAAAATCCGAGACATGAAGTGGAGGTGGTATCCACGTGGAAGAAATTGCTTCAAGGGAAAGATTCATTGAGTATCTCTGATGCCACATCTCCGTATAATCAATTGCTGATGGAAGTTGTGTTTCCTGCTGTGCGAATATCTGGGACCAATACTTGGCAGGCACGAGATCCGGAACCCATGCTTAGGTTTTTGGAGTCTTGGGAAGAGCTTTTACCTCCTCATATTCTAGGCATCATACTTGATAGCATAGTCATACCGAAATTATTCGCTGCAGTAGACTCATGGGATCCACGCAGAGAAACCATCCCAATTCATTCTTGGATACATCCATGGCTGCCTTTATTGGGACAGAAGTTGGAAAATTGTTATCATACAATACGTAATAGGTTGGCGAGTGTCCTTCATGCTTGGCACCCTAGTGATATGTCTGCTTATTACATATTGTCTCCTTGGCAAACCGTGTTTGATCCTGCTAGTTGGGAGCAACTGATGGTTCGTTACATCATTCCAAAATTATTGGTAATCATGCATGAGTTGCAAATAAATCCTGCCAATCAGAAACTTGATGAATTCTATTGGGTACGAACATGGACTGCTGCTATTCCTATCCATCACATGCTACAACTGATGGATATCTTCTTCAATAAATGGCAAGAAGTTTTGTATCATTGGTTACGGTCAAGTCCAAACTTTGAGGAAGTAACAAAATGGTATCTTGGCTGGAAAGAACTTCTTCCACCCGAACTCCAAGCAAATGAGCATGTTCGATTTAGGCTTAATATTGGTCTGGACATGATGAACCAGGCTGTGGAAGGCATGGAGGTGGTGCAGCCAGGCCTTAAAGAGAACTTAAGTTATCTCAGGGTGCTTGAACAAAGACAATTCGAGACGCAGAAAAAAGCATCGGTACAAGCTCAACAGCAGACCTCTACTGGCATGGGCAATGGTGTTCAAGCAGATGGTATGGGTGGTGGGGTTGAGATGAATTTGAGGGAAGTTATTGAAATTCATGCTCAGCAGAATGGTCTCTTGTTTAAACCTAAACCTGGAAGAACCCAGGATGGACACCAGATATACGGCTTTGGTAACATAAGCATAATAGTAGACTCCCTTAACCAAAAAGTATTTGCACAAAACGAGGATACATGGTCTTTGGTATCCCTTGAACAGTTGCTGGAGTTGCACAATCGTTCTACTTTGAAGCGACGTTGA